A window of the Henckelia pumila isolate YLH828 chromosome 3, ASM3356847v2, whole genome shotgun sequence genome harbors these coding sequences:
- the LOC140888337 gene encoding uncharacterized protein: MANRYAFEAVSQTFQDIMDNQLPFGGKTIIVGGDFRQVLPVVKRESMRDQIAASISRSSFWNSVKILHLQQNMRSAQDIEFSQFLLRVGDGLEENVGGNFIKLPNSMIIPWESENSIQQLIDSVFPNMPDHVHDANYMVDIAIITTKNLDVDEINEILILKFPGEEKIYTSWDSVEDDNHNLFQEEFLNSLCPSGLPPHRITLKVGCPIMLLRNFAPELGLCNGTRLICRNLGRNFIDAEIITGPHKGTRYFLHRMPMKSEENS, translated from the coding sequence ATGGCAAATCGTTATGCTTTTGAAGCTGTCAGTCAAACTTTTCAAGATATAATGGATAACCAATTGCCATTTGGAGGAAAAACTATTATTGTTGGTGGTGACTTTAGGCAAGTATTACCAGTTGTTAAACGAGAATCAATGAGAGATCAAATTGCTGCCAGCATTTCAAGGTCGTCGTTTTGGAATTCAGTGAAGATATTACACTTACAACAAAATATGAGATCTGCCCAAGATATTGAGTTCTCACAATTTCTTTTACGTGTTGGTGATGGTTTAGAAGAAAATGTAGGtggtaattttataaagttgcCGAATTCGATGATCATACCATGGGAAAGTGAAAATTCAATTCAACAATTGATTGATTCTGTTTTTCCAAATATGCCAGATCATGTACATGATGCAAATTACATGGTTGACATAGCTATTATCACTACAAAAAACTTAGATGTTGATGAAATCAATGAAATtctcattttaaaatttcccgGAGAAGAAAAAATATACACATCTTGGGACTCCGTAGAAGATGATAACCACAATCTTTTCCAAGAAGAGTTTTTGAATTCTCTTTGTCCGAGTGGTTTGCCACCTCATCGAATCACATTGAAAGTAGGATGTCCAATTATGCTCTTACGAAATTTTGCACCTGAACTCGGACTCTGCAATGGAACAAGATTAATATGCCGCAATCTTGGGAGGAACTTCATAGATGCAGAAATCATAACAGGTCCTCACAAGGGTACACGATATTTTCTTCATCGAATGCCTatgaaaagtgaagaaaattcATGA
- the LOC140888338 gene encoding uncharacterized protein gives MEVSIDESLATGCNGIYTFRADGSIYHSIGSLLPNENSRPRREDIPSCKLIIKEQQPNQRQYNLPTASQIAAVIVDNECSYNLSSRDIIIQGIGGHLMNIQDIVGYYDPLQYPLLLPYGTYGWDTNSRNNDGSRVTCLNYYAYMLQIRENSSSLLLRGGRLLQQYVVDNYVKIETHRLRWIHTNQSNIRSDLYQGLQDCLNGGENNAGNVGHGIVLPSTFVGSPRDMYQRYQDAMTLVQTYGKPDLMITMTCNPNWHEIKEQLLLGKSPQDRPDLITRIFKIKFDEFKKDVVDRGVLGRVRSYSYVIEYQKRGLPHVHMLVIFDNIDKRREGMRVVSNNNDQVIIDNGWVVPYNPWLLLKYDCHINVEVCGGIKCVKYIYKYIHKGPDRVALELRNRQNCDEIQQYVDGRWIFPPEALWRIYSFEFSRMYPSVIRLQIHLPNEQLIRFNPEQSLGYILANDDNSKTMLTEFFKMNSNPTMVEKYLYREFPQHYAWIQSGKKWTRRRSQNKFVGRIYVVSPSEEVLPPYTFEPC, from the exons ATGGAAGTCAGTATAGATGAATCTTTGGCAACCGGTTGTAATGGAATTTATACATTTCGTGCTGATGGGTCAATATATCACTCAATCGGAAGTCTTCTACCAAATGAAAATTCTAGGCCGAG ACGTGAAGACATACCTAGCTGCAAGCTCATCATAAAGGAACAACAACCTAATCAACGTCAATACAATTTACCGACGGCATCTCAGATTGCTGCTGTTATCGTTGACAATGAATGTTCGTATAACTTGAGTAGTCGTGACATTATTATACAAGGAATTGGTGGTCATCTTATGAATATCCAAGATATCGTTGGTTATTATGATCCCCTGCAGTATCCTCTCCTTTTGCCATATGGTACGTATGGTTGGGATACAAACAGCAGAAACAACGATGGTTCCCGAGTTACATGCTTAAACTACTACGCATATATGCTACAG ATACGAGAAAATTCTTCATCATTACTACTTCGCGGAGGTCGGCTCCTACAACAATACGTAGTTGACAACTACGTAAAGATTGAAACACATAGACTAAGGTGGATCCATACAAATCAAAGCAACATCCGTTCTGACCTTTATCAAGGGCTACAAGATTGTTTAAATGGGGGAGAGAACAACGCAG GAAATGTTGGCCACGGAATAGTACTACCATCAACATTCGTTGGAAGCCCACGCGATATGTATCAACGATACCAAGATGCAATGACTTTGGTACAAACATATGGGAAGCCAGATTTAATGATTACAATGACATGCAATCCTAATTGGCATGAAATAAAAGAGCAACTACTTCTCGGGAAATCTCCCCAAGATCGTCCAGATTTGATTACAAggatattcaaaataaaattcgaTGAATTTAAGAAAGATGTGGTGGATAGAGGAGTTCTAGGAAGAGTTCGCTCTTACTCATATGTCATCGAATATCAAAAGAGGGGACTGCCTCATGTGCACATGTTGGTTATATTTGACAACATTGATAAG AGACGTGAAGGTATGCGAGTTGTATCTAACAACAACGATCAAGTAATCATTGATAATGGTTGGGTTGTCCCTTACAATCCGTGGCTTCTGTTGAAATATGATTGCCATATTAATGTTGAAGTATGTGGGGGTATTAAATGTGtcaaatacatatataaatacattCACAAAGGACCTGATCGTGTTGCGTTAGAGTTACGTAATAGACAAAATTGTGATGAAATCCAACAGTATGTGGATGGAAGGTGGATTTTCCCTCCTGAGGCACTCTGGAGAATTTATTCATTTGAATTCAGTAGGATGTATCCTTCAGTTATTCGGTTGCAAATACATTTACCAAATGAGCAGCTAATCCGTTTCAATCCAGAGCAATCATTAGGCTATATACTTGCAAATGACGACAATTCGAAGACTATGCTtactgaatttttcaaaatgaaTTCTAATCCTACCATGGTTGAGAAGTACTTATATCGGGAGTTTCCACAACATTATGCGTGGATACAATCTGGAAAAAAATGGACGCGTCGACGtagtcaaaataaatttgttgGAAGGATATATGTTGTTTCACCATCTGAAGAAGTTTTACCTCCGTATACTTTTGAACCATGTTAA